One window from the genome of Cyclobacterium amurskyense encodes:
- a CDS encoding Ppx/GppA phosphatase family protein → MNIAAIDIGTNSIHMIIVKVQSRTHFDILMQEKSMVKLGVGVFSNKELSKEAMDLGVATVQRYVQLADQYGVDDIIVSATSATREAKNGREFLDRLIHEAGISPQLISGKEEAKLIFLAVREAIALKKEKILVIDIGGGSTEAVIGDQNQIFYGNSMKLGVLRLLDYIGDQTKIDDKAQEELKAHIKQAASSVLAKINQTGFDRVIGTSGTIRALAEACLVKADNPAPEIVNAETVQLKSLVKLRDRLLDASPKERGEIPGISSNRADAIHLGALLLVEILTQVNASALTISDASLRDGMIINHIEKHGLQIEEISQGKNLKEKSCLRLAIKYDTDLTEKKHVLGIALQLFDQLKHLHGADNYERELVSYASLIYDIGLFVAFQDYHKHSRYLINNSQLRGFTNDEVLLLGHLARYHRKKGPNKNHKKYRKLEKYQKKRLNLLAGILRVAIGLDKTKNQWVQNIYCQENENQLLIKVFGEENMDLEIWEAQRYSNTLGKYLKKEIVLMVG, encoded by the coding sequence ATGAATATTGCTGCAATCGATATTGGCACAAATAGTATCCACATGATCATTGTCAAGGTTCAATCTAGAACCCATTTTGACATCCTTATGCAGGAAAAAAGCATGGTGAAGCTTGGTGTCGGAGTTTTTTCCAATAAAGAACTCAGTAAAGAAGCCATGGATCTGGGTGTTGCTACGGTCCAGAGATACGTACAATTAGCTGATCAATATGGAGTGGATGACATAATCGTATCTGCTACCAGTGCTACGAGAGAAGCTAAAAATGGCCGGGAATTTTTGGACAGATTAATTCATGAAGCAGGAATTTCACCCCAATTAATCTCTGGTAAGGAGGAAGCCAAATTGATTTTTCTTGCTGTAAGAGAAGCTATTGCCTTAAAGAAAGAAAAAATACTCGTCATAGACATTGGTGGTGGTAGCACTGAAGCAGTCATCGGTGATCAAAACCAAATATTTTATGGCAACTCTATGAAACTGGGCGTTTTGCGCTTGCTGGACTATATAGGAGATCAAACTAAAATTGACGATAAAGCGCAAGAAGAACTCAAAGCTCACATTAAACAGGCCGCTAGTTCTGTATTAGCTAAAATTAATCAAACTGGCTTTGACAGGGTAATTGGGACTTCTGGAACTATTCGTGCTTTAGCAGAAGCCTGTTTGGTAAAGGCCGACAACCCTGCCCCTGAAATAGTCAACGCAGAGACAGTTCAACTTAAGAGCCTTGTAAAGCTACGAGACCGCTTGTTAGACGCTAGTCCCAAAGAACGTGGAGAAATCCCCGGAATAAGTAGCAACAGGGCGGATGCCATACACCTTGGCGCACTCCTACTCGTTGAAATATTAACTCAAGTTAATGCTTCCGCACTAACCATTTCAGATGCTTCATTAAGGGATGGAATGATTATCAATCACATAGAAAAGCATGGATTACAAATTGAAGAAATAAGTCAGGGGAAAAACCTTAAGGAGAAAAGCTGTTTACGCCTTGCCATAAAATATGACACTGACTTAACGGAAAAAAAGCATGTATTGGGCATTGCTTTACAATTGTTCGACCAACTTAAGCATCTTCATGGAGCTGATAATTATGAAAGAGAACTGGTCAGCTATGCTTCCTTAATCTATGACATTGGTTTATTTGTAGCCTTTCAGGACTATCACAAACATTCGAGATACTTAATCAATAACAGTCAGCTGAGGGGATTCACCAATGACGAGGTACTACTATTAGGTCACTTGGCTAGGTACCATAGAAAAAAAGGCCCTAACAAAAACCATAAGAAATATAGAAAACTGGAAAAATATCAAAAAAAGAGACTCAATCTTTTGGCTGGTATCTTAAGGGTTGCCATAGGCTTAGACAAAACAAAAAACCAATGGGTACAAAACATTTACTGTCAAGAGAATGAAAACCAGTTGCTAATAAAAGTTTTTGGTGAAGAAAACATGGATCTTGAAATCTGGGAAGCCCAGAGGTATTCCAATACTTTAGGTAAATATTTAAAAAAAGAAATTGTTTTAATGGTTGGTTGA
- a CDS encoding succinate dehydrogenase/fumarate reductase iron-sulfur subunit translates to MDFKLKIWRQEQGSVKGKMMAYAVKDISPDMSFLEMLDQLNENLTLSGQSPISFDSDCREGICGQCGLFINGRAHGPRGHTSTCQLHMRSFQDGETIYIEPFRAGPFPIKKDLKVDRSALDEIIISGGYISVNTGQAPEANQTLISSDTVEAAFDAASCIGCGACVASCKNASASLFTAAKISHLAQLPQGELEHKKRTNDMVNKMDELGFGACSNTGACEIECPQGISISHIAFMNKSYLK, encoded by the coding sequence ATGGATTTCAAACTTAAAATATGGAGACAAGAACAGGGTTCAGTGAAGGGTAAAATGATGGCTTATGCCGTTAAAGACATTTCTCCCGACATGTCCTTTTTAGAGATGTTGGACCAGCTCAATGAAAACTTAACCCTTAGCGGACAAAGCCCTATTTCATTTGATTCTGATTGTAGGGAAGGCATATGTGGACAATGTGGATTATTTATCAATGGTAGGGCGCATGGTCCAAGAGGTCATACCAGCACTTGCCAGCTACATATGCGTTCTTTTCAAGATGGTGAAACCATCTATATAGAACCTTTTAGGGCTGGCCCCTTCCCCATTAAAAAGGACCTAAAAGTGGATAGAAGTGCATTGGATGAAATCATAATTTCCGGAGGATATATTAGCGTAAATACCGGCCAAGCTCCGGAAGCCAACCAAACATTGATCAGTAGTGACACCGTAGAAGCTGCATTTGATGCTGCCTCATGCATTGGTTGTGGGGCATGCGTAGCTTCATGTAAAAATGCCAGCGCATCTCTTTTCACTGCAGCTAAAATCAGTCATTTGGCACAGCTCCCGCAAGGTGAATTAGAACATAAAAAAAGAACAAATGACATGGTCAATAAAATGGATGAATTGGGTTTTGGTGCCTGCTCAAATACAGGAGCTTGTGAGATAGAATGTCCTCAAGGAATTTCCATTAGCCACATTGCCTTTATGAACAAGTCTTACCTAAAATAA
- a CDS encoding fumarate reductase/succinate dehydrogenase flavoprotein subunit: MYFSTDSKQIPKSKIPQGDLRDKWSNFKNQAKLISPNNRNKYHVIIVGTGLSGASAAASLAELGYNVSVFCFQDSPRRAHSVAAQGGVNAMKNYKNDGDSVHRMFYDTLKGGDFRAREANVFRLAECSASLIDQAVAQGVPFAREYSGYLSNRSFGGVQVSRTFYARGQTGQQLLLGTYQALMRQVKAKKITTYTRHEMLDLVLINGVAKGIIARNLDTGKITRHTANAVVLATGGFGKIYYLSTLAMGCNGSAIWRAHKKGAWMACPSWTQIHPTCLPQSGAYQSKLTLMSESLRNDGRIWVPLTRNDNRKPEDIPEEERDYYLEKKYPSYGNLAPRDIASRAAKERIDAGHGVGPLKNAVYLDFKDALANQGKATIAKKYGNLFDMYQKITGINAYNEPMKISPAAHFSMGGLWVDYELSTNIPGLFAIGEANFSDHGANRLGANSLLQACVDGYYILPQTLPHYLAQSGNPEAINKEDPAFIECEQQVTKQLEELGKINGSKTVDYFHRELGKILYDKCGLSRNEKGLIIAIEAIRNLKASFYNDLKIPSKINGINEELEKAGRVVDYLEIGELMCIDALSREESCGAHFRTEFQTNDGEAIRNDEEFKFISCWKKSDNVPLLIKEMLNFEFTKPTERSYK, translated from the coding sequence ATGTATTTCAGTACTGATAGTAAACAAATTCCCAAATCAAAAATCCCTCAAGGTGACCTGAGGGACAAATGGTCTAATTTTAAAAACCAAGCAAAACTTATCAGCCCTAATAACCGGAATAAATACCATGTCATTATTGTCGGCACTGGACTGTCCGGAGCTTCTGCAGCAGCTTCTCTTGCTGAATTAGGTTATAATGTTTCCGTGTTTTGTTTTCAAGACTCTCCCAGAAGAGCCCATTCAGTTGCCGCCCAAGGTGGAGTGAATGCAATGAAGAACTACAAAAACGATGGTGACAGTGTACATCGGATGTTTTATGACACGCTCAAAGGAGGGGATTTTAGGGCACGAGAGGCAAATGTATTTAGGCTAGCTGAATGCTCTGCAAGTTTAATCGATCAGGCTGTGGCACAAGGGGTTCCTTTTGCTAGGGAATACAGTGGGTATTTAAGCAATCGCTCTTTTGGAGGAGTCCAGGTAAGCCGAACCTTTTATGCCAGGGGGCAAACTGGACAGCAATTGCTTTTAGGTACTTACCAGGCGTTGATGCGTCAGGTAAAGGCAAAAAAAATAACCACCTATACCAGACATGAAATGTTGGACCTGGTATTAATAAATGGAGTAGCAAAAGGTATCATAGCCAGAAATCTTGACACCGGAAAAATCACTAGACACACGGCCAATGCTGTGGTTTTAGCCACAGGTGGATTCGGTAAAATTTATTATTTATCTACCCTCGCCATGGGTTGCAATGGTTCGGCAATATGGAGAGCACATAAAAAAGGAGCCTGGATGGCATGTCCCAGCTGGACGCAAATTCACCCTACCTGCCTTCCCCAATCAGGTGCCTATCAATCTAAGCTTACCCTTATGTCAGAATCCCTACGCAACGATGGCAGGATATGGGTTCCATTGACAAGAAATGACAATCGAAAACCTGAAGATATCCCTGAAGAGGAAAGAGATTATTACCTAGAAAAGAAATACCCTTCCTATGGCAACTTAGCACCTAGAGACATCGCTTCCCGTGCAGCAAAAGAGAGGATAGACGCAGGCCATGGAGTAGGACCTTTGAAAAACGCAGTTTACTTAGATTTTAAAGATGCCTTGGCCAATCAAGGGAAAGCAACTATTGCCAAAAAGTACGGTAATCTATTTGATATGTATCAGAAGATCACTGGTATTAATGCCTATAATGAACCAATGAAGATTTCTCCAGCTGCTCATTTTTCCATGGGAGGCCTTTGGGTAGATTACGAACTTAGTACCAATATCCCTGGGCTTTTCGCCATAGGTGAAGCCAATTTCTCAGACCATGGAGCCAACCGCCTAGGCGCCAATTCTCTACTTCAAGCCTGCGTAGACGGTTACTATATCCTACCTCAAACCCTCCCTCATTACCTAGCCCAATCTGGAAACCCCGAAGCTATAAACAAAGAAGATCCAGCTTTCATAGAATGTGAGCAACAGGTCACCAAGCAGTTGGAGGAATTAGGCAAAATAAATGGCAGTAAAACAGTGGATTACTTTCACCGGGAACTAGGGAAAATCCTGTATGACAAATGTGGGTTAAGTCGAAATGAAAAAGGTTTAATTATTGCAATTGAGGCGATCAGAAATTTAAAAGCTTCATTCTATAATGACCTTAAGATCCCTTCAAAAATCAATGGTATAAACGAAGAACTAGAAAAAGCAGGACGAGTAGTGGACTACCTTGAAATAGGTGAACTTATGTGCATCGATGCCCTCAGCAGGGAGGAGTCTTGTGGCGCACATTTCAGAACGGAATTCCAAACCAATGACGGAGAAGCTATTCGAAACGACGAGGAATTTAAATTCATATCCTGCTGGAAAAAATCAGACAATGTCCCACTCTTGATTAAAGAAATGCTAAACTTTGAATTTACAAAACCTACTGAAAGGAGCTATAAATAA
- a CDS encoding sterol desaturase family protein has protein sequence MEKYIKLIGDAYYGYFNYLVNEIMYPSWSNYFWWLVGLSLVVWLLELLFPWRKEQAALRKDFWLDGFYMFFNFFLFSLIAFNAISMVAVEAFNEFLGLFGIENVVAIEIDTWPSWAQFLTLFLVADFIQWNVHRLLHRVPAFWEFHKVHHSVEEMGFAAHLRFHWMETILYKTAQYLPLAMIGFGLTDFFIVHIFATAIGHLNHANLRITYGPLKYLFNNPIMHIWHHAKELPEGRYGVNYGLTLSIWDYLFGTAYIPHEGRDIPLGFDGVEKFPKTFWQQISYPFTKNK, from the coding sequence ATGGAGAAGTATATAAAATTAATTGGAGATGCCTACTATGGTTATTTTAATTACCTAGTCAATGAGATCATGTACCCATCCTGGAGCAATTATTTCTGGTGGTTGGTAGGACTTTCATTGGTGGTGTGGTTACTGGAATTGTTGTTTCCCTGGAGAAAAGAGCAAGCAGCCTTGAGAAAGGATTTCTGGCTGGATGGCTTTTATATGTTTTTCAATTTCTTTTTATTTTCATTGATCGCATTTAATGCAATTTCTATGGTGGCAGTGGAGGCTTTCAATGAGTTCCTTGGCCTTTTTGGAATTGAAAATGTTGTGGCCATAGAAATTGATACCTGGCCTTCTTGGGCGCAGTTTTTGACATTATTTCTGGTTGCCGATTTTATTCAATGGAATGTACATCGTCTTCTTCATAGGGTTCCTGCGTTTTGGGAATTTCATAAAGTTCATCACTCTGTTGAAGAAATGGGCTTTGCTGCCCATTTGAGGTTTCATTGGATGGAGACCATTCTGTACAAAACAGCTCAATATCTTCCTTTAGCAATGATAGGCTTTGGGTTAACAGATTTTTTTATTGTGCATATTTTTGCTACAGCCATAGGACATTTAAATCATGCCAACCTTAGGATAACCTATGGCCCTCTCAAATACTTGTTCAACAATCCCATCATGCATATCTGGCACCACGCAAAAGAACTTCCTGAAGGACGTTATGGGGTCAACTACGGGCTTACGCTAAGTATTTGGGATTATTTATTTGGAACGGCTTATATTCCTCATGAAGGCAGGGATATACCTCTAGGTTTTGATGGGGTGGAAAAATTCCCTAAAACTTTTTGGCAACAAATTAGCTATCCTTTTACCAAGAATAAGTAG
- a CDS encoding CbrC family protein yields MSELQIDEIANQKTIELEKTTPHLVTWQDWSWPRVVGDYCKFIGYGSRPFYNSLATKATGEQLFKNSFYFNLMDDSDIYGPLITTDYQNYIIFLFNTLALNSTTVIFHPAV; encoded by the coding sequence TTGTCAGAGTTGCAAATTGACGAAATTGCAAATCAAAAGACGATAGAGTTGGAAAAGACAACACCACATTTGGTTACTTGGCAGGACTGGAGTTGGCCTCGTGTCGTCGGAGACTATTGCAAATTTATTGGTTATGGTTCTCGACCATTTTATAACTCTTTGGCGACAAAAGCTACAGGCGAACAACTTTTCAAAAACTCATTTTATTTTAACTTAATGGACGACTCTGATATTTATGGGCCGCTAATAACAACGGATTACCAAAACTATATAATCTTTCTTTTCAATACTTTGGCATTGAATTCCACCACCGTCATATTCCACCCTGCGGTATAA
- a CDS encoding leucine-rich repeat domain-containing protein: MKSFGLLILLAVALWSCQEVEETPRPDLPFPPTQGGEDILNSSNFWVKLDADSLQPKEQGKWSILSGLVDDKVYFSDQSDPKAIFNGLPGEEYHLLWELLKDDKKTEDTVNVSFVPLKTQITESRADFYRTRIEVSGVEYDRGKWSIIGDYHHIQGFSTGTYKPQDEYPDIRVYALEKTPIQIVWTTWYGSVSASDTLDFIPGEYHQKEALQELGILNNHYYYKENENGDVIEIAMLGDRRASKFANLELFPELQALKHLKRLILPGNPINKFPEVITKSYQQLTYLLLSHNRIQNLPEDIGNLQELDTLIISTVPDLGRIPESFGNLKKLKFLDLVNSGVTHLPESFGELTSLDYVDLDLNTIEKLPENIGNLKNLRTFRGPYLSKSIPNSFSELSALEFCYFRVNGPNVILPEDFGKLTQLHTLWLTGDYQRLPESFSNLINLKDFTVKNTSGLREIPQNFGDLRQLERLSLTLKLTTLPESLGNLSSLKSLTLSGEIDYLPQSFGGLRNLEAFRANDCKIKELPESIGQLSKLKSIRLVYNHLTEIPASIGDLSSLTMLALGRNRITKFPDTFYKLADTLKHLEINGNNYPPSEEEKIKAMLPYTQIITYLEGD, encoded by the coding sequence ATGAAATCTTTTGGTTTGCTTATCCTTTTGGCAGTGGCTCTTTGGTCCTGTCAGGAAGTCGAAGAAACTCCGCGTCCCGACCTTCCTTTTCCACCTACTCAGGGAGGTGAGGATATCCTGAATTCGTCCAATTTTTGGGTTAAGCTGGATGCTGATTCATTGCAACCCAAAGAGCAGGGAAAATGGAGCATTCTGAGTGGATTAGTGGATGATAAAGTTTACTTTTCTGATCAATCCGATCCAAAAGCTATTTTCAATGGCTTGCCCGGAGAGGAATACCACCTTTTGTGGGAATTATTGAAAGACGATAAGAAAACTGAAGATACGGTAAACGTTTCTTTTGTCCCGCTTAAAACCCAAATTACCGAGTCCAGAGCTGATTTTTATCGAACAAGGATAGAAGTATCAGGAGTAGAATACGATCGAGGGAAGTGGTCCATTATTGGAGATTATCATCACATTCAAGGCTTTAGCACTGGAACATATAAGCCACAAGATGAATATCCGGATATAAGGGTATACGCATTAGAAAAGACACCTATACAAATCGTTTGGACCACATGGTATGGCAGTGTGTCGGCTTCAGATACTTTGGATTTCATTCCGGGAGAATACCACCAAAAAGAGGCTTTGCAGGAACTTGGTATTTTGAACAATCACTACTACTACAAAGAAAATGAAAATGGAGACGTTATTGAAATAGCCATGTTAGGGGATAGAAGAGCTTCGAAGTTTGCGAATTTGGAGCTGTTTCCTGAATTGCAGGCATTAAAGCATCTGAAAAGGCTTATCCTTCCTGGAAACCCAATCAATAAATTCCCTGAAGTGATTACTAAAAGCTATCAACAACTCACCTACCTTCTCCTTTCTCATAATAGAATTCAAAACCTGCCTGAGGACATCGGGAATCTCCAAGAATTGGACACCCTCATTATCAGTACTGTTCCCGATTTGGGAAGAATACCTGAGAGCTTTGGAAATCTTAAAAAATTGAAATTTTTGGATTTAGTCAATTCAGGTGTTACACATTTACCTGAGAGTTTCGGGGAATTGACCAGTTTGGATTATGTCGACTTAGACCTTAACACTATTGAAAAACTCCCTGAAAACATTGGAAACCTTAAGAATCTCAGAACCTTCAGAGGACCATACTTGTCCAAAAGTATCCCCAATTCTTTTTCCGAATTGTCAGCTTTGGAATTTTGCTACTTTAGGGTTAATGGTCCAAATGTAATTTTACCAGAAGATTTCGGCAAACTCACCCAACTTCATACCCTTTGGCTTACTGGAGACTATCAGAGACTCCCAGAGAGCTTTTCAAACCTTATTAATCTAAAGGATTTCACCGTGAAAAACACTTCTGGGTTAAGAGAGATTCCTCAAAATTTCGGGGACCTTAGACAGTTAGAAAGACTCAGTTTGACACTAAAACTCACCACACTTCCAGAAAGCTTAGGAAATCTTAGTAGCTTGAAGTCCCTCACACTATCCGGTGAAATAGATTACTTACCCCAAAGCTTTGGAGGGCTTAGAAATTTGGAAGCATTCCGTGCTAATGATTGTAAAATTAAAGAACTTCCTGAAAGTATTGGACAACTGAGTAAGCTTAAGAGCATCAGATTGGTTTATAATCACTTGACTGAAATCCCAGCTTCCATAGGAGACCTCTCTAGTCTAACCATGCTAGCCTTGGGAAGAAACAGAATCACCAAATTCCCAGACACCTTTTATAAGCTCGCCGACACGCTTAAGCACCTCGAAATCAATGGAAATAATTATCCACCCAGCGAGGAAGAAAAAATAAAGGCCATGCTTCCATATACCCAAATTATAACTTATCTAGAGGGAGATTAA